In one Flavobacteriales bacterium genomic region, the following are encoded:
- a CDS encoding PP2C family protein-serine/threonine phosphatase: MQAAQKAGSRRILRLLYGTLVVLCAAFIGAAHWHELRSQRQEALDRLGTVAATLADQIPARHPSLLMEKYGAAGLIIRPTQDARYFLVHEQLRKAALRNGLQAPLLVVAADERGRMVVIATSEEQPRFREPAAPWGSDRLSTEAVRRMDDQWILAAEPIIDERGAVNAQVLARMPVTQAEAGAFAALLRHIVVALLLFGLAGLFLLRSVGHWVRQNEADRIALAARNLDISDSIAYAGRIQRALVPPASAYREFFDAAFIIDRPKDLVSGDFHWCHRVSPDVCFVAAADATGHGLPGAMMAAIGCSLLNEIVPAHAEKDPSEILGMLNTRVVTTLHQQGQRRGGGDGMDIALCRIDRAQREILFAGAFRPLFWLHDGQLSVINGDRQPVGGAHHELDRRFTCHRLAYAPGDRIYLFSDGYVDQFGGPERKRFMSDRLQQLLERNLAEPMDRQAELLEQAFLAWKGAEEQVDDVCLLGIAV; this comes from the coding sequence TTGCAAGCTGCCCAGAAAGCCGGTTCGCGCCGCATCCTGCGCCTCCTCTATGGCACCCTCGTGGTGCTCTGCGCGGCCTTCATCGGTGCGGCCCACTGGCACGAGTTGCGCAGCCAGCGCCAGGAGGCCCTGGACCGGCTGGGCACCGTGGCGGCCACGCTGGCCGACCAGATCCCGGCGCGGCACCCGTCGCTGCTGATGGAGAAGTACGGAGCTGCCGGGCTCATCATCCGCCCCACGCAGGATGCCCGCTACTTCCTGGTGCATGAGCAGCTCAGAAAGGCCGCTCTGCGCAATGGCCTTCAAGCGCCCTTGCTGGTGGTGGCCGCCGATGAGCGCGGCCGCATGGTGGTCATCGCCACCTCCGAGGAGCAGCCGCGATTCAGGGAGCCAGCGGCGCCTTGGGGCTCCGACAGGCTCAGCACGGAGGCCGTGCGGCGCATGGATGACCAGTGGATCCTTGCGGCAGAGCCCATCATCGATGAGCGAGGCGCGGTCAATGCGCAGGTCCTCGCCCGCATGCCCGTAACCCAGGCTGAAGCCGGCGCGTTTGCAGCGCTGCTGCGCCATATCGTGGTGGCGCTGCTCCTGTTCGGATTGGCCGGGCTCTTCCTCCTGCGGTCCGTCGGCCATTGGGTCAGGCAGAACGAAGCGGACCGGATCGCCCTGGCTGCGCGCAACCTCGACATCTCGGACAGCATCGCTTACGCCGGCCGCATCCAACGGGCGCTGGTGCCCCCGGCCTCGGCCTATCGCGAGTTCTTCGACGCCGCCTTCATCATCGACCGGCCCAAGGACCTGGTGAGCGGCGACTTCCATTGGTGCCACCGCGTCAGCCCCGACGTCTGCTTCGTGGCGGCCGCCGATGCCACCGGCCACGGCCTGCCTGGCGCCATGATGGCCGCCATCGGCTGCTCACTCCTGAACGAGATCGTGCCCGCCCATGCCGAAAAGGACCCATCCGAGATCCTCGGCATGCTCAACACCCGGGTGGTCACCACCCTGCACCAGCAGGGGCAGCGGCGCGGGGGGGGCGACGGCATGGACATCGCCCTGTGCCGCATCGACCGTGCGCAGCGCGAGATCCTGTTCGCCGGCGCGTTCCGGCCTCTCTTCTGGCTGCATGACGGCCAGTTGTCCGTGATCAATGGCGACCGCCAACCGGTGGGTGGCGCGCACCACGAACTCGACCGCCGCTTCACCTGCCACCGCCTCGCCTATGCCCCAGGCGACCGCATCTACCTCTTCAGCGACGGCTACGTGGACCAGTTCGGCGGACCCGAGCGCAAACGGTTCATGAGCGACCGCCTCCAGCAGCTCCTCGAGCGCAACCTGGCGGAACCCATGGACCGGCAGGCCGAACTGCTTGAGCAGGCCTTCCTCGCCTGGAAGGGGGCCGAGGAGCAGGTGGACGATGTATGCCTTCTGGGCATCGCCGTCTAG
- the pruA gene encoding L-glutamate gamma-semialdehyde dehydrogenase has product MSYNVPLPKNEPVLSYAPGTPERTALQAEMDRRLRARIDAPMWIAGHAIETKDARKMSPPHKHAHLLGHSHHGEAKHVRAAIDAALKAKRDWEFMPFEERAAIFLRAADLIAGPYRASINAATMLGQGKNAYQAEIDSACELIDFLRFNVAYAQQIHRDQPISSPGVWNRLDYRPLEGFVFALTPFNFTAIAGNLPSSAALMGNTVVWKCADTQAYSAQVLMEVFMAAGLPPGVINLVHVSGPVAGDAIFNHKDFAGIHFTGSTGVFRNIWQTIGNNLPKYRSYPRIVGETGGKDFVLAHPSADPKVIATALSRGAFEFQGQKCSAASRAYIPANLWPDVKKELLADLADMKMGDPRDFSNFIGAVIDEKSFDKIMGYIAGLKQDKKNIQIIAGGKGDKKTGYFIEPTVAVTKDPRSVTMCEEIFGPVLTIHVYPENKWLDTLKLVDGTGEYALTGSVISNDRASIIQATEVLRHAAGNFYINDKPTGAVVGQQPFGGARGSGTNDKAGSYLNLIRWVSPRTIKETFVPPTDHRYPFLG; this is encoded by the coding sequence ATGAGCTACAACGTCCCCCTTCCCAAGAATGAGCCTGTGCTGTCCTATGCCCCCGGGACGCCGGAGCGCACCGCGCTGCAGGCCGAGATGGATCGCCGCCTGCGCGCCCGGATCGACGCACCGATGTGGATCGCCGGCCATGCCATCGAGACCAAGGATGCGCGGAAGATGAGCCCTCCGCACAAGCATGCCCACCTCCTGGGCCATTCGCACCATGGCGAAGCGAAGCATGTGAGGGCGGCCATCGATGCGGCGCTGAAGGCCAAGCGGGATTGGGAGTTCATGCCCTTCGAGGAGCGGGCCGCCATCTTCCTGCGCGCCGCCGACCTCATCGCCGGCCCCTACCGCGCCAGCATCAATGCCGCCACCATGCTCGGCCAGGGCAAGAACGCCTATCAGGCCGAGATCGACAGCGCCTGCGAGCTCATTGACTTCCTGCGCTTCAACGTGGCCTATGCGCAGCAGATCCACCGCGACCAGCCCATCTCCTCCCCCGGTGTGTGGAACCGCTTGGACTACCGCCCGCTCGAGGGCTTCGTGTTCGCCCTCACGCCCTTCAACTTCACGGCCATCGCCGGCAACCTGCCCAGCAGCGCCGCCCTCATGGGCAACACCGTGGTGTGGAAGTGCGCCGACACCCAGGCCTACAGCGCGCAGGTGCTCATGGAGGTGTTCATGGCCGCCGGCCTGCCGCCGGGCGTCATCAATCTGGTGCACGTGAGCGGGCCGGTGGCGGGCGATGCCATCTTCAACCACAAGGACTTCGCGGGCATCCACTTCACCGGTAGCACCGGCGTGTTCCGGAACATTTGGCAGACCATCGGCAACAACCTGCCCAAGTACCGCAGCTACCCGCGCATCGTGGGCGAGACCGGTGGCAAGGACTTCGTGCTGGCGCACCCCAGCGCCGACCCCAAGGTGATCGCCACGGCCCTCTCTCGCGGCGCCTTCGAGTTCCAAGGGCAGAAGTGCAGCGCCGCCAGCCGCGCTTACATCCCGGCCAACCTGTGGCCCGATGTGAAGAAGGAACTCCTCGCCGACCTTGCCGACATGAAGATGGGCGACCCGCGCGACTTCTCGAACTTCATAGGCGCGGTGATCGACGAGAAGTCCTTCGACAAGATCATGGGCTACATCGCCGGGCTGAAGCAGGACAAGAAGAACATCCAGATCATCGCCGGCGGCAAGGGCGACAAGAAGACCGGGTACTTCATCGAGCCCACCGTGGCCGTGACCAAGGACCCCCGTAGCGTCACCATGTGCGAGGAGATCTTCGGGCCGGTGCTCACCATCCATGTCTACCCGGAGAACAAGTGGCTGGATACCCTGAAGCTGGTGGATGGCACGGGCGAGTACGCCCTCACCGGATCGGTGATCAGCAACGACCGAGCCTCCATCATCCAGGCCACCGAGGTGCTGCGCCACGCGGCCGGCAACTTCTACATCAACGACAAGCCCACGGGTGCGGTGGTGGGCCAGCAGCCCTTCGGCGGCGCGCGCGGCAGCGGCACCAACGACAAGGCGGGCAGCTACCTCAACCTCATCCGCTGGGTTAGCCCCCGCACCATCAAGGAGACCTTCGTACCGCCAACGGACCACAGGTACCCGTTCCTGGGCTGA
- a CDS encoding sodium-dependent bicarbonate transport family permease → MDFSVLLSNLTNPTLLFFVLGIVAFLVKSDLEIPPTTIKFISLYLLFAIGFRGGQELAHEHLTAQFMGELVFGMAIASAIPVYVFFLLKRKLGVQNAGAIAAAFGSVSAVTFVAASGFLEAKDLPFSGHMVAIMALMESPAIIVGMVLLMRYDKGGERPTLGSMLKHSLTNGSVLMLIGSLIIGMVADTKQAEGIKPFTTDIFKGFLAVFLLEMGMVTAARFGAFRRYGLFVSAIAVLAPLVNGCAVAWLSGFITPAPGDRFMFAILAASASYIAVPASMRLAAPKADPGLYIPMALGVAFPFNITVGMPLYLAIVQAA, encoded by the coding sequence ATGGACTTCTCCGTCCTCCTCTCCAACCTCACCAATCCCACCCTGCTCTTCTTCGTGCTGGGCATCGTCGCCTTCCTGGTGAAGAGCGACCTGGAGATACCGCCCACCACCATCAAGTTCATCTCCCTCTACCTGCTGTTCGCCATAGGCTTCCGCGGAGGGCAGGAGCTGGCCCACGAGCACCTCACGGCCCAGTTCATGGGCGAGCTGGTCTTCGGCATGGCCATCGCCAGCGCCATCCCGGTCTATGTCTTCTTCCTGCTGAAGCGCAAGCTGGGGGTCCAGAATGCCGGCGCGATCGCGGCAGCGTTCGGGTCGGTGAGCGCGGTGACCTTCGTGGCGGCGAGCGGATTCCTGGAGGCGAAGGATCTGCCCTTCAGCGGCCATATGGTGGCGATCATGGCCCTGATGGAGAGTCCGGCCATCATCGTGGGAATGGTGCTCCTGATGCGGTATGACAAGGGGGGCGAGCGCCCCACGCTGGGCAGCATGCTCAAGCACAGCCTCACGAATGGCAGCGTGCTCATGCTCATCGGCAGCCTCATCATCGGCATGGTGGCCGATACGAAGCAGGCGGAGGGCATCAAGCCCTTCACCACGGACATCTTCAAGGGCTTCCTGGCGGTCTTCCTGCTGGAGATGGGCATGGTCACCGCCGCCCGCTTCGGTGCCTTCCGCCGCTACGGGCTCTTCGTGAGCGCGATCGCCGTGCTGGCCCCGCTCGTCAACGGCTGTGCGGTGGCCTGGCTCAGCGGCTTCATCACCCCGGCGCCGGGCGACCGGTTCATGTTCGCCATCCTTGCCGCCAGCGCCAGCTACATAGCCGTGCCGGCATCCATGCGCCTGGCGGCTCCCAAGGCCGACCCGGGCCTCTACATCCCCATGGCGCTGGGGGTCGCCTTCCCCTTCAACATCACGGTGGGCATGCCGCTCTACCTGGCCATCGTGCAGGCCGCATAG
- a CDS encoding mechanosensitive ion channel, with the protein MDEFISGHRIQLIETAIALAAFLFLKTVSRWLVRSAVLKLAYKVKEEREVMRLIRLLLLLLITVVLTAIWGVKQNEILLFAASAFTVLGVAFFAEMSILSNITAFLVLFFQHPVKIGDRIRLKDGEQDVEGVLTDISYFFTFIRQDHGAMTTVPNSVLLKSSFTVTEPDRP; encoded by the coding sequence ATGGACGAATTCATCTCAGGCCATCGGATCCAGCTGATCGAGACGGCCATCGCCTTGGCGGCATTCCTCTTCCTGAAGACCGTCTCCCGCTGGCTTGTGCGCAGCGCCGTATTGAAGCTCGCCTACAAGGTCAAGGAGGAGCGCGAGGTGATGCGCCTGATCCGCCTGCTGCTCTTGCTCCTGATCACCGTGGTGCTCACCGCCATCTGGGGCGTGAAGCAGAACGAGATCCTGTTGTTCGCGGCCTCTGCGTTCACGGTCCTGGGCGTGGCCTTCTTCGCTGAGATGTCGATCCTGTCGAACATCACGGCTTTCCTGGTTCTCTTCTTCCAGCACCCGGTCAAGATCGGCGACCGCATCCGGCTGAAGGATGGCGAACAGGATGTAGAGGGAGTACTCACGGACATCTCCTACTTTTTCACCTTCATCCGGCAGGATCACGGCGCAATGACCACGGTGCCCAACTCAGTGCTGCTGAAGTCCTCCTTCACCGTCACCGAACCCGATCGGCCCTAG
- a CDS encoding TetR/AcrR family transcriptional regulator → MAAARLHLRPDTALSLKDPESTELGQRMLEEGLGLMNELGLEAFTFRKLADRMGSTEVTLYKYFPNKQRLLQYYYQLYWLWLRQVCGRIAERARDPREALEEIVEAICGVWPKPLPPLQLDPHALRRLVIEEGMKSYLHKNVDDDNARRLFMPYKELSAFMAERLVACRADVPWPRSFATTVIEMAHSLPFAMEHLPSLTELSSRKDLKQLAQHLLHRTITYLDHAQPLKKK, encoded by the coding sequence ATGGCCGCCGCGCGCCTCCACCTCCGCCCCGATACGGCCTTGTCCCTCAAGGATCCCGAATCCACGGAGCTCGGCCAACGCATGCTGGAGGAGGGGCTTGGGCTCATGAACGAGCTCGGTCTGGAGGCCTTCACCTTCCGGAAGCTCGCGGACCGCATGGGCAGCACGGAGGTCACGCTCTACAAGTACTTCCCCAACAAGCAGCGGCTCCTCCAGTACTACTACCAGCTCTATTGGCTCTGGCTGCGGCAGGTATGCGGCCGCATCGCCGAGCGCGCGCGCGACCCGCGTGAGGCACTGGAGGAGATCGTGGAGGCCATCTGCGGCGTCTGGCCCAAGCCACTGCCGCCGCTCCAACTCGACCCGCACGCCCTGCGTCGCCTGGTGATCGAGGAGGGCATGAAGAGCTACCTGCACAAGAATGTGGATGACGACAATGCCCGGCGCCTCTTCATGCCCTACAAGGAGCTCAGCGCCTTCATGGCCGAGCGCTTGGTGGCCTGCCGCGCCGATGTGCCCTGGCCGCGCTCCTTCGCCACCACGGTGATCGAGATGGCGCATAGCCTGCCTTTCGCCATGGAGCACCTGCCCTCGCTCACCGAGCTCAGCAGCCGCAAGGACCTCAAGCAACTGGCGCAGCATCTCCTGCACCGCACCATCACGTACCTGGACCACGCACAACCCCTGAAGAAGAAATGA
- a CDS encoding NADP-dependent isocitrate dehydrogenase, whose translation MSLTITVAKGDGIGPEITDAVLRILDAAQCGLTYEHIEVGEKVYLSGNSSGIPAEAWAALRRNPVFLKGPITTPQGSGYKSLNVTIRKTLGLYSNVRPCRSFHPFVRTQHPGMDVVVVRENEEDLYAGIEHRQTTDVFQCLKVLSLPGTEKIIRYAFEYAHANGRKKVTCLVKDNIMKLTDGMFADMFRRVGKEYPGLQQEIQIIDIGTARVATQPNRYDVIVTLNLYGDIISDVTAELTGSVGMAGSANIGDRISMFEAIHGSAPDIAGQGIANPSAMLNAACMMLVHLGLPEKAEAIQNAWLCTLEDGLHPGDIFQEGISKKRVGTTGFADAVIERLGRKPKQLSSVEMKHGTDLKFVYDRPAVKRELCGVDVFVCDPSSKPDELAARLQKASHGMLKLKLITNRGVKVWPEGFPETFCTDHWRCRFVGPDVAIDDSKATYMPIGQRQVVQLLHLLTEAGIDVVKTENLYLFDHVRGFSLGQGE comes from the coding sequence ATGAGCCTGACGATCACAGTAGCCAAAGGCGATGGCATCGGCCCCGAGATCACCGATGCCGTGCTCCGCATCCTCGATGCCGCGCAATGCGGCCTCACCTACGAGCACATCGAGGTGGGCGAGAAGGTCTACCTCTCCGGCAACAGCAGTGGCATCCCCGCCGAGGCCTGGGCCGCGCTGCGCCGCAACCCCGTGTTCCTCAAGGGCCCCATCACCACGCCACAGGGCTCGGGCTACAAGAGCCTCAACGTCACCATCCGCAAGACGCTGGGCCTGTACTCCAACGTGCGCCCGTGCCGCAGCTTCCACCCGTTCGTGCGCACGCAGCACCCGGGCATGGACGTGGTGGTGGTGCGCGAGAACGAGGAGGACCTCTACGCGGGCATCGAGCACCGCCAGACCACCGATGTGTTCCAATGCCTCAAGGTGCTCAGCCTGCCCGGCACCGAGAAGATCATCCGCTACGCCTTCGAGTACGCGCATGCCAACGGCCGCAAGAAGGTGACCTGCCTGGTGAAGGACAATATCATGAAGCTCACCGACGGCATGTTCGCCGACATGTTCCGCCGCGTGGGCAAGGAGTATCCCGGCCTGCAGCAGGAGATCCAGATCATCGACATCGGCACCGCGCGCGTGGCCACGCAGCCCAACCGCTATGATGTGATCGTGACGCTGAACCTCTACGGTGACATCATCAGCGACGTCACCGCAGAGCTCACCGGCAGCGTGGGCATGGCGGGCAGCGCCAACATCGGCGACCGCATCAGCATGTTCGAGGCCATCCACGGCAGCGCCCCCGACATCGCCGGCCAGGGCATCGCCAACCCCAGCGCCATGCTCAACGCGGCCTGCATGATGCTCGTGCACCTGGGCCTGCCCGAGAAGGCGGAGGCCATCCAGAACGCCTGGCTCTGCACGCTGGAGGATGGTCTCCACCCCGGCGACATCTTCCAGGAGGGCATTTCGAAGAAGCGCGTGGGCACCACCGGGTTCGCCGATGCGGTGATCGAGCGCCTGGGCCGCAAGCCCAAGCAGCTGAGCAGCGTGGAGATGAAGCACGGAACGGACCTCAAGTTCGTCTACGACCGTCCCGCGGTGAAGCGCGAGCTCTGCGGCGTGGATGTGTTCGTATGCGACCCCTCAAGCAAGCCCGACGAGCTGGCGGCGCGGCTGCAGAAGGCGTCGCACGGCATGCTGAAGCTGAAGCTGATCACCAACCGCGGCGTGAAGGTGTGGCCCGAGGGCTTCCCGGAGACCTTCTGCACCGACCACTGGCGCTGCCGCTTCGTGGGGCCCGATGTCGCCATCGATGACAGCAAGGCCACGTACATGCCCATCGGCCAGCGGCAGGTGGTGCAGCTGCTGCACCTGCTCACCGAGGCGGGCATCGATGTGGTCAAGACGGAGAACCTCTACCTCTTCGACCACGTGCGGGGCTTCTCGCTGGGGCAGGGGGAGTGA
- the can gene encoding carbonate dehydratase, which yields MDSYRRLLLNNKAWAEDTVTRDPEFFHRLEKVQRPEFLWIGCSDSRVPANDITGTQPGEIFVHRNIANMVVHTDLNLLSVLQYAVEYLKVKHVIVCGHYGCGGVQAAMTHQSLGLINKWLRNIKDVYRLHKAEVDAQPDEQSRLDRLVELNVQEQVLDLSKTSIIQKAWKERGGPHLHGWVYRLSDGLVKTVFEMEAGAEIDPIYRFDNLD from the coding sequence ATGGATAGCTACCGCCGACTTCTCCTCAACAACAAGGCCTGGGCCGAGGACACGGTTACCCGTGACCCTGAATTCTTCCACCGGCTGGAAAAGGTGCAACGCCCCGAATTCCTCTGGATCGGCTGCAGCGACAGCCGGGTGCCCGCCAACGACATCACCGGCACCCAGCCCGGAGAGATCTTCGTGCACCGCAACATCGCCAACATGGTGGTGCACACCGACCTCAACCTGCTGAGCGTGCTCCAGTATGCCGTGGAATACCTGAAGGTGAAGCACGTCATCGTATGCGGCCACTACGGATGCGGCGGCGTGCAGGCGGCCATGACCCATCAATCGCTGGGCCTCATCAACAAATGGCTGCGCAACATCAAGGACGTCTATCGCCTGCACAAGGCGGAGGTGGACGCGCAACCCGATGAGCAGTCGCGCCTCGACCGCCTGGTGGAGCTCAATGTGCAGGAGCAGGTGCTCGACCTCTCGAAGACCAGCATCATCCAGAAAGCCTGGAAGGAGCGCGGCGGCCCGCACCTGCACGGATGGGTCTATCGCCTGAGCGACGGGCTGGTCAAGACCGTCTTCGAGATGGAGGCCGGTGCTGAGATCGACCCGATCTACCGGTTCGACAACCTGGACTGA
- a CDS encoding SulP family inorganic anion transporter, translating into MLSKLKQDLPASLVVFLVALPLCLGIAVASGAPPVSGIIAGVIGGLVVGAMSGSPLGVSGPAAGLTAIVAMGITELGSFEVLLGAVVVAGAIQLGLGAARAGIIAYYFPSSVIKGMLAGIGVIIILKQIPHAFGDDQDPMGDESFEQPDKLNTFQEIGVALQNPSWGALLITLACLGLMLLWERPAIQRNQVLRYVPGPLLAVALGILMALGFSGIPALAIDAGHYVQLPDLTDLGSYVLPSFSGIADPAFWRIAFTLAVVASIETLLCVEATDKLDPQKRITPANRELFAQGAGNMLSGLLGGLPLTQVVVRSSANIQSGGQTKLSAILHGAWLLVSVFTIAGLLRLVPLASLAAVLLLVGYKLTKPSLYTSMWKQGLPQFLPFLITVGFMAVTNDLLRGVILGLIVAFIHILWKNYKVPFHFDPNRYKPGMPVYITLSEDVTFLNKAGIKRTLHALPDKARVVIDAGRSLDLDPDVREIIEEFTLAAPDRGIRVQLMNFPPKPGEARRPGTMLADPQ; encoded by the coding sequence ATGCTCTCGAAATTGAAGCAGGACCTTCCTGCATCGCTGGTCGTCTTCCTCGTTGCGCTTCCGCTCTGCCTGGGCATCGCCGTGGCCTCCGGGGCACCGCCCGTTTCGGGCATCATCGCGGGGGTCATCGGCGGGCTGGTGGTGGGGGCCATGAGCGGATCGCCCTTGGGCGTCAGCGGCCCAGCCGCCGGGCTCACGGCCATCGTGGCCATGGGGATCACGGAACTCGGCTCCTTCGAGGTCCTGCTGGGTGCCGTGGTGGTGGCCGGTGCCATCCAGCTTGGGCTCGGTGCCGCGCGGGCAGGCATCATCGCCTATTACTTCCCGAGTTCCGTCATCAAGGGCATGCTGGCCGGCATCGGCGTCATCATCATCCTGAAGCAGATCCCGCACGCCTTTGGGGATGACCAGGACCCCATGGGCGACGAGAGCTTCGAGCAGCCTGACAAGCTCAATACCTTCCAGGAAATCGGCGTGGCCCTTCAGAACCCCAGCTGGGGAGCACTGCTCATCACTCTCGCTTGCCTTGGGCTCATGCTGCTCTGGGAACGGCCCGCCATCCAGCGGAACCAGGTGCTGCGCTATGTACCGGGCCCGCTGCTCGCGGTGGCCTTGGGCATCCTCATGGCACTGGGCTTCAGCGGAATCCCCGCACTGGCCATCGATGCCGGACACTATGTGCAGCTGCCCGACCTCACGGACCTGGGGTCATACGTGCTGCCATCCTTCTCCGGAATCGCCGATCCCGCGTTCTGGCGCATTGCCTTCACGCTGGCCGTTGTAGCCAGCATCGAGACGCTGCTGTGCGTGGAGGCCACGGACAAGCTGGACCCGCAGAAACGCATCACACCGGCCAACCGGGAGCTCTTCGCCCAAGGAGCCGGCAACATGCTCAGCGGACTCCTGGGCGGTCTGCCCCTTACGCAGGTCGTGGTCCGCAGCTCGGCCAACATCCAGAGCGGCGGCCAGACCAAGCTCTCGGCCATCCTCCACGGCGCTTGGCTCCTGGTGTCGGTATTCACCATCGCCGGCCTACTGCGGCTCGTGCCCTTGGCCAGCCTCGCGGCGGTCCTCCTGCTCGTAGGCTACAAGCTCACGAAGCCTTCCCTGTATACCTCCATGTGGAAGCAAGGGCTGCCCCAGTTCCTCCCCTTCCTGATCACCGTGGGCTTCATGGCGGTTACCAACGATCTGCTGCGAGGCGTCATCCTCGGCCTGATCGTGGCGTTCATCCACATCCTCTGGAAGAACTACAAGGTGCCCTTCCACTTCGACCCCAACCGTTACAAGCCGGGCATGCCGGTGTACATCACGCTCAGTGAGGACGTCACCTTCCTGAACAAGGCTGGAATCAAGCGCACGTTGCATGCCCTGCCTGACAAAGCCCGGGTTGTGATCGATGCCGGCCGATCGCTGGACCTCGATCCCGACGTGCGCGAGATCATCGAGGAGTTCACCCTGGCGGCACCGGACCGCGGCATACGGGTGCAGCTCATGAACTTCCCGCCCAAGCCCGGGGAAGCGCGCCGACCGGGCACGATGCTGGCCGACCCTCAATGA
- the apaG gene encoding Co2+/Mg2+ efflux protein ApaG, with protein sequence MGTVATRGVVVSAKARFEPAHSDPKAARFIFSYRITIANRGKEAVQLLRRHWIIRDSLAAPRQVEGPGVVGETPVIQPGEEYSYSSACDLRSAFGRMEGTYLMRYVPGGQVFRAAIPVMQLLTPISAN encoded by the coding sequence ATGGGAACCGTCGCCACCCGGGGCGTCGTCGTATCGGCCAAGGCCCGATTCGAGCCTGCGCACAGCGATCCGAAAGCGGCACGCTTCATCTTCAGCTACCGCATCACGATCGCCAACCGCGGCAAGGAGGCCGTGCAGCTCCTGCGGCGGCATTGGATCATCAGGGACAGTCTGGCAGCGCCCCGTCAAGTAGAGGGTCCGGGCGTGGTGGGTGAAACACCGGTGATCCAACCCGGTGAAGAATACAGCTACAGCAGCGCCTGCGACCTGCGGAGCGCATTCGGGCGCATGGAGGGCACCTACCTCATGCGGTACGTGCCGGGCGGACAGGTTTTCCGTGCGGCAATCCCGGTGATGCAGCTGCTTACGCCAATTTCTGCTAATTGA